The following are encoded together in the Serratia sp. UGAL515B_01 genome:
- a CDS encoding helix-turn-helix domain-containing protein, with product MRNDNSEHKALFTIPEPKYGTALATTKPLPPQRVITGHKQTDAYLWVLEVIQLNEPSHLQAAEDALKKLKITPKQAQERYSAYLMKSGAQPFQIAFGTISLDNPQGYIDGAKRNIDKASKVRAMFGTYDAALDNTPPENLMLSGELNDVYGAYWGWTEKEIAEQCVWGERCNEINEQQKAISQGFVKQLPEPSTLSDVVREFQYWDWLYSMRNSAEKELGYEYAGGERSHITDREDYLETLLPKIKPVTRPEALEVCKWILEEDRFMDRGDFTNSILLNLVGECG from the coding sequence ATGCGCAATGATAATTCAGAACACAAAGCACTATTTACAATCCCTGAGCCTAAGTATGGAACCGCACTTGCCACTACCAAGCCGCTGCCACCCCAGCGCGTTATCACTGGACATAAACAAACAGACGCGTATTTGTGGGTACTGGAGGTTATCCAACTAAATGAACCATCACACCTGCAGGCGGCGGAGGATGCGCTGAAAAAGTTGAAGATAACCCCAAAGCAGGCGCAGGAACGTTACAGTGCCTATCTGATGAAATCGGGCGCCCAACCATTCCAGATCGCCTTTGGTACAATCTCGCTGGATAACCCGCAGGGCTATATCGATGGAGCAAAACGTAACATTGATAAGGCCAGCAAGGTACGAGCCATGTTTGGTACTTATGATGCGGCATTGGATAACACTCCACCTGAAAACCTCATGCTGTCGGGTGAGTTGAATGATGTTTATGGTGCGTATTGGGGATGGACGGAAAAAGAAATAGCCGAACAATGTGTGTGGGGCGAACGTTGCAATGAAATTAATGAGCAGCAAAAAGCGATTTCTCAAGGCTTTGTAAAACAGCTTCCCGAACCTTCAACGCTTTCTGATGTTGTTCGTGAATTCCAATATTGGGATTGGCTCTACTCCATGCGAAATAGCGCAGAAAAAGAGTTGGGTTATGAATATGCAGGTGGAGAGCGTAGTCACATCACTGATCGCGAGGATTACCTTGAAACCTTGCTACCCAAAATAAAGCCTGTAACAAGACCGGAAGCGCTTGAAGTGTGCAAGTGGATTCTGGAAGAAGACCGGTTTATGGACCGTGGTGATTTCACTAATTCCATCCTTCTCAACCTGGTCGGGGAGTGCGGCTGA
- a CDS encoding HNH endonuclease signature motif containing protein, with amino-acid sequence MKKAVVINQSEVKRLLKYCPESGLFTWAIKPSAGVDCGNVAGTKNTQGYISILIKRKSYKAHRLAWLYMTGHIPNWVDHVNGVRDDNRWVNLRECTPQQNAINAKLRKDSSSGVKGVYWHATTKKWTAQANCKGKRVHLGRFSSIEEAIIAREKYVKDNFDLRFYREN; translated from the coding sequence GTGAAGAAAGCGGTTGTGATAAATCAATCGGAAGTTAAAAGGCTTCTGAAATATTGCCCTGAGAGCGGCTTATTCACTTGGGCGATAAAGCCTAGCGCGGGTGTTGATTGTGGCAATGTTGCAGGAACAAAAAATACGCAAGGTTATATCAGCATCCTAATAAAGAGAAAGTCATATAAAGCCCACAGATTGGCATGGCTATATATGACAGGACACATACCTAATTGGGTTGATCACGTAAATGGAGTCAGAGACGACAATCGTTGGGTTAACTTGCGTGAGTGCACGCCACAGCAGAACGCGATAAATGCCAAGTTACGCAAAGACAGTAGCAGCGGAGTGAAGGGTGTTTATTGGCATGCCACAACTAAAAAATGGACTGCCCAAGCAAATTGCAAAGGAAAACGAGTGCACCTTGGTCGGTTTTCATCAATTGAAGAAGCAATTATAGCCAGAGAAAAATATGTAAAAGATAATTTTGATCTGAGGTTCTATCGTGAAAACTAA
- a CDS encoding DEAD/DEAH box helicase: MLSITPNFAQERALNMLRRDWKSFNSFMVYAPTGSGKTGMAAFIADGHVSRGMRVLFIAPYTILINQTAQRFIEYGLPEDEISFIWQKHPSYDPSLKIQIASADTLIRRDFPDNIDLLIIDEAHLRRKQILIEIERLVRESGVKVIGLSGTPFSPFLGNYYQRLIKPTTISELIQRGDLSNYEFYAPSKPDLKGVKTSASADYGADYNENQLAEIMCGSDLVGDIVDNWLQNGRDLPTVAFCVNVAHANFVTLQFNKAGINAEVMVAETPHEERQLIIHRFETGATKIIVSVGVLVAGFDSDVRCVIYARPTKSEIRWLQALGRGLRTAPGKESCLIFDHSGTVHRLGFPDAIEYDELPSKCDGMKESAARAAEERQEKLPKECSECHFMKPAGVYICPKCGFKPLAGQDVETDTQRGLKKLGKGKRVFTHSDKQAWWSQIKFYQRQRASMGKPVSDGWCSHTFRDKFGEWPNNLSDFPMEITPEVSSYIKHKLIKFAKGREKSAHSVPQSCNTPSVNTVKVINARNHIEEMRKHLRKAV; this comes from the coding sequence ATGCTGAGTATTACACCGAACTTTGCACAGGAACGCGCACTGAACATGCTGCGCCGTGATTGGAAGTCGTTTAACTCTTTCATGGTCTATGCACCAACGGGCAGCGGTAAGACCGGGATGGCGGCTTTCATTGCTGATGGGCATGTGAGCCGGGGTATGCGGGTGCTTTTTATTGCTCCATACACAATTTTGATTAACCAGACTGCACAGCGCTTTATTGAGTATGGGCTTCCCGAGGACGAGATTAGTTTCATCTGGCAGAAGCACCCAAGTTATGACCCGTCATTGAAAATTCAGATCGCCAGCGCTGACACGCTGATCCGCCGTGATTTTCCCGACAACATCGATCTGTTGATTATCGATGAGGCCCACTTACGCAGAAAGCAAATACTGATTGAGATTGAGCGCTTGGTGCGTGAATCAGGCGTGAAGGTGATCGGTCTATCAGGCACACCGTTCTCCCCATTTTTGGGGAATTACTACCAGCGACTAATCAAGCCAACAACTATCAGCGAATTAATCCAGCGCGGTGATCTGAGTAATTACGAGTTTTACGCCCCTAGCAAGCCAGATTTGAAAGGGGTTAAAACCTCAGCTTCTGCCGATTACGGTGCTGACTACAACGAAAACCAACTGGCCGAAATCATGTGCGGTTCCGATCTCGTTGGCGACATTGTTGATAACTGGCTACAGAACGGCAGGGATCTGCCTACGGTGGCATTCTGCGTGAACGTTGCTCACGCCAATTTCGTTACGCTCCAGTTCAACAAAGCAGGGATCAATGCTGAGGTGATGGTAGCTGAAACTCCGCACGAGGAGCGTCAACTTATCATTCACCGCTTCGAAACGGGCGCAACGAAAATCATTGTTAGCGTCGGTGTATTGGTTGCCGGGTTCGACAGTGATGTTCGGTGCGTGATTTATGCCCGTCCAACTAAAAGCGAGATCCGTTGGTTACAGGCGCTAGGGCGGGGATTACGCACCGCACCAGGTAAAGAATCGTGTCTTATCTTCGATCATAGCGGCACCGTTCATCGCCTTGGGTTTCCTGATGCCATCGAATACGACGAATTGCCATCTAAATGTGACGGCATGAAGGAGTCAGCAGCACGCGCCGCTGAAGAGCGCCAGGAGAAATTACCCAAAGAGTGTAGCGAATGCCACTTCATGAAGCCTGCTGGCGTATACATCTGCCCTAAATGTGGATTTAAGCCACTTGCAGGGCAAGACGTGGAAACCGACACACAGCGTGGACTAAAAAAACTCGGCAAAGGTAAGCGAGTGTTCACCCATTCCGATAAACAAGCTTGGTGGAGTCAGATCAAGTTTTATCAACGGCAACGTGCCTCGATGGGAAAACCCGTTAGTGACGGCTGGTGCTCCCATACCTTCCGCGACAAGTTTGGCGAGTGGCCGAACAATCTGAGTGATTTTCCTATGGAGATAACGCCAGAGGTCAGCAGTTACATCAAACACAAATTAATCAAATTTGCAAAAGGCCGCGAGAAATCCGCCCATTCGGTTCCGCAGTCATGCAACACCCCCTCTGTGAATACCGTGAAAGTGATTAATGCCAGAAATCATATTGAAGAAATGCGTAAACATTTGAGGAAAGCAGTGTGA
- a CDS encoding toprim domain-containing protein: MKTNLKTSEAAKGRWAEIFEHFGLPPITGKNHFKGECPVCGARGKFRVDDHQGTGTWICTCGSGDGMKLLNLTQSKSFAELCSEVDRLLGNNYRHMTIPVSSSAAKQRQRVISKFSKLVGLRGTTAADYLRQRGINRLPAEAVRFNDHQRHAGQVYQALYSLATDDKGELCYLHQTLLDGEKKANIDDAKRLKSLQEQNYLDHARSVAIRMFPVASTLGIAEGIETALSCYQVYGVNTWATINSTFMKKFRVPAGVKHLIVFADMDLHSATGQAAAFECAHANLLAKNDLLSVSVRWPDSGDFNDFLVNGDQVRELVFYKKVAA, from the coding sequence GTGAAAACTAATCTTAAAACATCAGAAGCTGCAAAAGGCCGATGGGCCGAAATTTTTGAACACTTTGGTTTGCCGCCGATTACAGGCAAGAACCACTTTAAAGGCGAGTGCCCGGTTTGCGGTGCTCGAGGCAAATTTCGTGTAGACGATCACCAAGGAACAGGTACATGGATTTGCACATGCGGCAGTGGTGACGGGATGAAGCTGCTTAACCTGACTCAAAGTAAATCGTTCGCTGAGTTGTGTTCTGAAGTGGATCGCCTCCTTGGTAATAACTATCGGCACATGACCATACCGGTTAGTAGTTCGGCAGCAAAGCAGCGGCAGCGTGTGATCAGTAAATTTTCAAAGCTGGTGGGCCTGCGTGGAACTACAGCAGCTGATTATTTACGCCAGCGCGGAATTAATCGCTTACCCGCCGAAGCCGTTCGGTTTAATGACCACCAGCGGCATGCTGGGCAGGTTTATCAAGCTCTGTATTCATTGGCTACAGACGATAAAGGGGAACTTTGCTACCTGCATCAGACGTTACTGGATGGCGAAAAGAAAGCGAACATAGATGACGCCAAGCGCCTTAAGTCGTTACAGGAACAAAACTACCTCGACCACGCTCGTTCGGTTGCTATCCGCATGTTCCCTGTTGCTTCCACCTTGGGCATTGCCGAGGGTATAGAAACAGCTCTTTCTTGCTATCAGGTTTATGGGGTGAATACCTGGGCAACTATCAACAGCACGTTCATGAAGAAATTTAGGGTTCCTGCTGGGGTTAAACATCTGATTGTTTTTGCTGATATGGATCTTCATTCAGCGACCGGGCAGGCAGCAGCTTTTGAATGTGCACATGCAAACCTGTTAGCAAAAAACGATTTGTTATCTGTCAGCGTCCGCTGGCCCGATAGCGGTGATTTTAATGATTTCCTGGTCAATGGTGATCAGGTTCGCGAGTTGGTTTTCTACAAAAAGGTGGCTGCATAA